In bacterium, a single genomic region encodes these proteins:
- the moaA gene encoding GTP 3',8-cyclase MoaA, whose product MVLPMRDQHGRPLRNLRISLTDRCNLRCVYCVPEQGIYHRPPAELLQDDELILLVEIAAELGVEKIRLTGGEPIIRAGIVDLVRRIVSVPGIRDVAMTTNGILLEPMAGPLAAAGLDRVNISIDTLDPEKFRRITRGGQVERVLAGVRRAEEVGLGPIKINSVVIRGHNEDDVVSLAALTLEHPWEVRFIEMMPFASLAGIEGAGMVPSEETRARIEAALGHLEPLDLSGSAPSRTYRLPGAPGRIGLISSMSEPFCARCGRLRLTSDGRLRLCLLREDEEDLLAPLRAGASRDQMKVLFETAAYRRPVGQTLDQTTSPVSCLMGRIGG is encoded by the coding sequence ATGGTCTTACCCATGCGCGACCAGCACGGACGGCCGCTGAGAAACCTTCGCATCTCCCTCACCGACAGGTGCAACCTGCGCTGCGTCTACTGCGTGCCCGAGCAGGGGATCTACCACCGCCCGCCGGCCGAGCTGCTCCAGGATGACGAACTGATCCTCCTTGTGGAGATCGCCGCCGAGCTCGGGGTCGAGAAGATCCGCCTTACCGGCGGCGAACCCATCATCCGAGCGGGCATTGTGGATCTCGTCCGCCGCATTGTGTCCGTCCCAGGGATCAGGGACGTGGCCATGACCACCAACGGGATCCTGCTTGAGCCAATGGCCGGGCCGCTTGCCGCCGCCGGGCTGGACCGGGTCAACATCAGCATTGACACCCTCGACCCGGAGAAGTTCCGGCGGATCACGCGGGGTGGGCAGGTGGAGCGCGTGCTCGCAGGCGTCCGGCGCGCCGAGGAGGTCGGTCTGGGCCCGATCAAGATCAACTCGGTGGTCATCCGAGGCCACAACGAGGACGACGTGGTCTCACTGGCCGCTCTCACCCTTGAGCACCCGTGGGAGGTGCGTTTCATAGAGATGATGCCGTTCGCGTCCCTGGCCGGGATTGAGGGGGCAGGCATGGTGCCGTCCGAGGAGACCCGAGCCCGCATCGAGGCGGCGCTTGGGCACCTTGAGCCGCTGGACCTCAGCGGGAGCGCCCCATCCAGGACCTATCGCCTTCCAGGGGCCCCGGGCCGCATCGGTCTCATCAGCTCCATGAGCGAGCCGTTCTGTGCGAGGTGCGGTCGGCTCCGACTCACCTCGGACGGCCGGCTGCGCCTGTGCCTGCTGAGAGAGGACGAGGAGGACCTCCTGGCGCCGCTGCGCGCCGGAGCCTCGCGCGACCAGATGAAGGTCCTATTCGAGACCGCGGCCTACAGGCGTCCGGTTGGCCAGACGCTCGACCAGACCACTTCTCCCGTATCGTGCTTGATGGGCCGGATAGGCGGATAG